The Agromyces marinus genome window below encodes:
- a CDS encoding FadR/GntR family transcriptional regulator, whose product MGSRLHDLAVEHLGSRIVSGELEAGAVLRTEVLEAELRVSRSVVREAVRVAQSLGLVESVRRVGIRVLPITAWNLFDPSVIRWRLESGRKGAQLRSLTELRTAVEPVAAELAARFAPPELGAGLMGVAAAMRAAGRAGDAAGFLELDVEFHRSVLRASGNEMFAALGDAVGEVLRGRSSSGLMPAHPSEEAMQWHVDVADAILAGRADAARAAMLRVLGRTADDVERTWRDIPRAGWSGTEPTA is encoded by the coding sequence ATGGGTTCCCGCCTGCACGACCTGGCCGTCGAGCACCTCGGCTCGCGGATCGTCTCGGGCGAACTCGAGGCGGGTGCCGTGCTGCGCACCGAGGTGCTCGAGGCCGAACTCCGGGTGTCGCGGTCGGTCGTGCGCGAGGCGGTCCGCGTCGCGCAGTCGCTGGGGCTCGTCGAGTCGGTCCGCCGGGTCGGGATCCGGGTGCTCCCGATCACCGCGTGGAACCTGTTCGACCCGTCCGTCATCCGCTGGCGACTCGAGTCCGGGCGCAAGGGCGCGCAGCTGCGCTCGCTCACCGAGTTGCGCACCGCGGTCGAACCGGTCGCGGCCGAGCTCGCTGCGCGCTTCGCTCCGCCCGAGCTGGGCGCCGGCCTGATGGGCGTCGCGGCGGCGATGCGGGCCGCGGGGCGAGCGGGCGATGCCGCGGGGTTCCTGGAACTCGACGTCGAGTTCCACCGATCGGTGCTGCGCGCGTCGGGCAACGAGATGTTCGCGGCGCTCGGCGACGCGGTCGGCGAGGTGCTTCGCGGGCGTTCCTCGAGCGGGCTGATGCCGGCGCATCCGAGCGAGGAGGCGATGCAGTGGCACGTCGACGTCGCCGACGCGATCCTCGCGGGCAGGGCGGATGCCGCGCGCGCGGCGATGCTCCGAGTGCTGGGCCGCACGGCCGACGACGTGGAGCGCACCTGGCGCGACATCCCGCGCGCCGGGTGGAGCGGCACCGAACCGACGGCGTGA
- the gndA gene encoding NADP-dependent phosphogluconate dehydrogenase codes for MPESTTATATANIGVVGLAVMGSNLARNLASREGNTVAVFNRSPERTRTLTTEHPEAGFVAAESYDDFVASLAKPRTAIIMVQAGKGTDAVISELVSRFEPGDIIVDGGNANFHDTIRREAEIKPTGIHFVGAGISGGEEGALNGPSIMPGGSVESYETLGPILASIAAVAEGEPCVTHIGTDGAGHFVKMVHNGIEYADMQLIAEAYDLIRRGTGKSPSEIADVFAEWNTGDLESYLIEITAEVLRQTDAATGQPLVDVILDEAGAKGTGAWTVQNALDLGVPVSGIAEAVFARSLSSKRAQREAAADLPGPDEAWTVAPEDTDAFIEDVRQALYASKIIAYSQGFDEIIAGAEQYGWNVHKGEVAKIWRAGCIIRARFLNRIAEAYADDPSLVALAVAPYFRDAIAGGQSAWRRVVATAAQAGIPTPAFSSSLAYYDGLRADRLPAALVQGQRDFFGAHTYRRVDRDGVFHTLWSGDRSEIETTPSSH; via the coding sequence ATGCCCGAGAGCACCACCGCAACCGCAACCGCCAACATCGGAGTCGTCGGCCTCGCCGTCATGGGCTCCAACCTGGCCCGCAACCTCGCCAGCCGCGAGGGCAACACCGTCGCGGTATTCAACCGCTCCCCCGAGCGCACCCGCACGCTCACGACCGAGCACCCCGAGGCCGGCTTCGTCGCCGCCGAGAGCTACGACGACTTCGTCGCCTCGCTCGCCAAGCCCCGCACCGCCATCATCATGGTGCAGGCCGGGAAGGGCACCGACGCCGTCATCTCCGAGCTCGTCTCGCGCTTCGAGCCGGGTGACATCATCGTCGACGGCGGCAACGCGAACTTCCACGACACCATCCGCCGCGAGGCCGAGATCAAGCCGACCGGCATCCACTTCGTCGGCGCCGGCATCTCCGGCGGCGAGGAGGGCGCGCTCAACGGCCCGTCGATCATGCCCGGCGGATCGGTCGAGTCGTACGAGACGCTCGGCCCGATCCTCGCCTCGATCGCCGCGGTCGCCGAGGGCGAGCCGTGCGTGACCCACATCGGCACCGACGGCGCGGGCCACTTCGTCAAGATGGTGCACAACGGCATCGAGTACGCCGACATGCAGCTCATCGCCGAGGCGTACGACCTCATCCGCCGCGGCACGGGCAAGAGCCCGTCCGAGATCGCCGACGTCTTCGCCGAGTGGAACACCGGAGACCTCGAGAGCTACCTCATCGAGATCACCGCCGAGGTCCTCAGGCAGACGGATGCCGCGACCGGGCAGCCCCTCGTCGACGTCATCCTCGACGAGGCCGGCGCCAAGGGCACCGGCGCGTGGACCGTGCAGAACGCGCTCGACCTGGGCGTGCCCGTCTCCGGCATCGCCGAGGCCGTGTTCGCCCGGTCGCTGAGCTCCAAGCGCGCCCAGCGCGAGGCCGCCGCCGACCTGCCCGGACCGGACGAGGCCTGGACGGTCGCACCCGAGGACACCGACGCGTTCATCGAGGACGTGCGCCAGGCACTGTACGCATCGAAGATCATCGCCTACTCGCAGGGATTCGACGAGATCATCGCGGGCGCCGAGCAGTACGGCTGGAACGTGCACAAGGGCGAGGTCGCGAAGATCTGGCGCGCCGGCTGCATCATCCGCGCACGCTTCCTGAACCGCATCGCCGAGGCCTACGCCGACGACCCGTCGCTCGTCGCACTCGCGGTCGCACCGTACTTCCGCGACGCGATCGCCGGCGGCCAGTCCGCCTGGCGGCGCGTCGTCGCGACCGCCGCACAGGCCGGCATCCCGACGCCCGCGTTCTCGTCGTCGCTGGCCTACTACGACGGCCTGCGGGCCGACCGGCTCCCCGCCGCACTCGTGCAGGGCCAGCGCGACTTCTTCGGCGCGCACACCTACCGGCGCGTCGACCGCGACGGCGTGTTCCACACGCTGTGGTCGGGCGACCGCAGCGAGATCGAGACGACGCCGTCGTCGCACTGA
- a CDS encoding YidH family protein, whose protein sequence is MREPSWRREGTDPDYRFTLANERTFLAWIRTALALLAGGVLLDQFAIGLEPRIVVLILAIVLAVSAAVLSIGAYTRWRANEVAMRHGGALPFSWVLPLLSAVGLIAAAGLAVLFVVTA, encoded by the coding sequence GTGCGCGAGCCGTCGTGGCGCCGTGAGGGCACCGATCCCGACTACCGGTTCACGCTCGCCAACGAGCGCACCTTCCTCGCGTGGATCCGCACCGCGCTCGCCCTCCTCGCGGGCGGCGTGCTCCTCGACCAGTTCGCCATCGGGCTCGAGCCGCGCATCGTCGTCCTGATCCTCGCGATCGTGCTCGCCGTCTCCGCCGCCGTCCTCAGCATCGGCGCCTACACGCGCTGGCGCGCGAACGAGGTCGCGATGCGGCACGGCGGCGCCCTGCCGTTCAGCTGGGTCCTCCCCCTGCTCTCGGCCGTCGGGCTCATCGCCGCGGCGGGCCTCGCCGTGCTGTTCGTGGTGACCGCGTGA
- a CDS encoding DUF202 domain-containing protein, with product MSDAAAIPRDPGLQPERTALSWTRTSFAVAVNALLLLREGLVADRTSLVAASVVLFAGACVILAVGRRRRRALSSPGEPLAMPLPYAWLVVGATLLAGVTAIASMLAGDLAGIAT from the coding sequence GTGAGCGATGCCGCTGCGATCCCCCGCGACCCCGGCCTCCAACCCGAGCGCACCGCGCTGTCGTGGACGCGGACCTCGTTCGCGGTCGCGGTGAACGCGCTCCTGCTGCTGCGTGAAGGACTGGTGGCCGATCGCACCTCGCTCGTCGCGGCATCCGTCGTGCTCTTCGCCGGGGCCTGCGTCATCCTCGCCGTCGGGCGGCGGCGCCGTCGTGCGCTGTCCTCCCCCGGCGAGCCGCTCGCGATGCCGCTGCCGTACGCGTGGCTCGTCGTCGGCGCGACCCTCCTGGCCGGCGTGACGGCGATCGCGTCGATGCTCGCCGGCGACCTCGCGGGCATCGCGACATGA
- a CDS encoding long-chain-fatty-acid--CoA ligase, with protein MADATAKPWLKSYAPGVPHELPAPEGSLVDLIHDTVRQYPDRPALEFFGRETSYADLGEQIDRAAEGLRRLGVQAGDPVAIVLPNCPQHIVAFYAVLRLGAIVVEHNPLYTPRELRHQFEDHGARVVIAWDKVVGSIQDFPDDLAMRHIVSVDLTRAMPFTTRFALRLPIAKARESRAALTTSVQGTVPWQGLVASDPIPAHIRAPRSSDVALIQYTSGTTGSPKGATLTHANLLANAAQARAWVPDIERGTSVVYAVLPMFHAYGLTLCLTFAMSMGSRLVLFPKFDPELVLKVVRKHPPTFLPAVPPIYERLTAAAAERGVSLEGISIAISGAMPLSASVVEPWEERTGGYLVEGYGLSECSPVLMANPVAPTRKAGTVGLPLPDTECRVVDPDDPTRDVPAGDRGELVVRGPQVFGGYWNKPEETAAVFAADPDGGTPWFRTGDIVTIDDDGFVRIVDRIKELIITGGFNVAPSEVEDVIRQLPDVADCAVVGLPDEHSGEQVVAAVVLQPGAELDAEAIRTAVRDRLTPYKVPRRVVAVDDLPRSLIGKVIRRQVREQLLDD; from the coding sequence ATGGCGGATGCCACGGCGAAGCCCTGGCTGAAGAGCTACGCCCCGGGCGTCCCGCATGAGCTGCCGGCGCCCGAGGGATCGCTCGTCGACCTGATCCACGACACGGTCCGGCAGTATCCGGACCGGCCCGCGCTCGAGTTCTTCGGGCGCGAGACCTCGTACGCCGACCTCGGCGAGCAGATCGACCGTGCCGCCGAGGGCCTGCGGCGCCTCGGCGTGCAGGCGGGCGACCCGGTCGCGATCGTGCTGCCGAACTGCCCGCAGCACATCGTCGCGTTCTACGCGGTCCTGCGGCTGGGCGCGATCGTCGTCGAGCACAACCCCCTGTACACGCCGCGCGAGCTGCGGCACCAGTTCGAGGATCACGGTGCGCGCGTCGTGATCGCGTGGGACAAGGTCGTGGGCTCGATCCAGGACTTCCCCGACGATCTCGCGATGCGTCACATCGTCTCGGTCGACCTGACCCGTGCGATGCCGTTCACGACCCGCTTCGCCCTGCGCCTGCCGATCGCCAAGGCGCGCGAGTCGCGGGCGGCGCTCACCACGAGCGTGCAGGGCACGGTGCCGTGGCAGGGGCTCGTGGCATCCGATCCGATCCCGGCGCACATCCGCGCGCCGCGCTCGAGCGACGTCGCACTGATCCAGTACACGAGCGGCACGACCGGCAGCCCCAAGGGCGCGACGCTCACGCATGCCAACCTGCTCGCGAACGCCGCGCAGGCGCGCGCGTGGGTGCCCGACATCGAGCGCGGCACCTCGGTCGTGTACGCGGTGCTGCCGATGTTCCACGCGTACGGGCTGACGCTGTGCCTGACCTTCGCGATGAGCATGGGCTCACGGCTCGTGCTGTTCCCGAAGTTCGACCCCGAGCTCGTGCTCAAGGTCGTGCGGAAGCACCCGCCGACGTTCCTGCCGGCCGTCCCGCCCATCTACGAGCGCCTGACCGCGGCCGCGGCCGAGCGGGGCGTGTCGCTCGAGGGCATCTCGATCGCGATCTCCGGGGCCATGCCGCTGTCGGCGTCGGTCGTCGAGCCGTGGGAGGAGCGCACGGGCGGGTACCTCGTCGAGGGGTACGGCCTGTCGGAGTGCTCGCCGGTGCTCATGGCGAACCCGGTCGCGCCGACGCGCAAGGCGGGCACGGTCGGCCTGCCGTTGCCGGACACCGAGTGCCGGGTCGTCGACCCCGACGATCCGACGCGCGACGTGCCCGCGGGCGATCGCGGCGAACTGGTCGTGCGCGGTCCGCAGGTCTTCGGCGGCTACTGGAACAAGCCGGAGGAGACCGCCGCGGTCTTCGCGGCCGACCCGGACGGCGGCACGCCGTGGTTCCGGACGGGTGACATCGTCACGATCGACGACGACGGGTTCGTGCGCATCGTCGACCGCATCAAGGAGCTCATCATCACGGGCGGCTTCAACGTCGCGCCGAGCGAGGTGGAGGACGTGATCCGGCAGCTTCCGGATGTCGCGGACTGCGCGGTCGTCGGCCTGCCCGACGAGCACTCGGGCGAGCAGGTCGTCGCGGCGGTCGTGCTGCAGCCCGGCGCCGAGCTCGATGCCGAGGCGATCCGCACCGCGGTGCGCGATCGGCTGACGCCGTACAAGGTGCCTCGGCGCGTGGTCGCCGTCGACGACCTGCCGCGCTCGCTCATCGGCAAGGTCATCCGGCGGCAGGTTCGCGAGCAGCTGCTCGACGACTGA
- a CDS encoding ribose-phosphate diphosphokinase: protein MSGIETTGSKRLVLVSGRAHPALAEQIARELGSELVPTDARTFANGELYARYDESVRGCDAFVIQSHAAPINEWLMEQLIMIDALKRASAKRITVVSPFYPYARQDKKGRGREPISARLVADLYKAAGADRIMSIDLHAAQIQGFFDGPVDHLFAMPVLLEEFKNSLDPETLTVVSPDMGRVRVADIWSDKLGVPLAIIHKRRDPLVPNQVSVHEIVGEVEGRVCLLVDDLIDTGRTIVKAAEALKANGAVGVVVAATHAVFSNPAVEILQSDFIDRVVVTDTLPIPEEKRWDRLTVLPIAPLLARAIHEIFEDGSVTSMFDGAA from the coding sequence ATGTCGGGAATCGAGACCACCGGATCCAAGCGCCTCGTGCTCGTGTCGGGGCGCGCGCATCCGGCGTTGGCCGAGCAGATCGCCCGCGAGCTCGGCAGCGAGCTGGTCCCGACCGATGCGCGCACCTTCGCCAACGGCGAGCTGTACGCGCGGTACGACGAGAGCGTGCGCGGCTGCGACGCGTTCGTGATCCAGTCGCACGCGGCGCCGATCAACGAGTGGCTCATGGAGCAGCTCATCATGATCGACGCGCTCAAGCGCGCGTCGGCCAAGCGCATCACCGTCGTCTCGCCGTTCTACCCGTACGCCCGCCAAGACAAGAAGGGCCGCGGCCGAGAGCCGATCTCGGCGCGCCTCGTGGCCGACCTCTACAAGGCGGCCGGCGCCGACCGCATCATGTCGATCGACCTGCACGCCGCGCAGATCCAGGGCTTCTTCGACGGCCCGGTCGACCACCTGTTCGCGATGCCGGTGCTGCTCGAGGAGTTCAAGAACTCGCTCGACCCGGAGACGCTCACGGTCGTCTCGCCCGACATGGGGCGTGTCCGCGTGGCCGACATCTGGTCCGACAAGCTCGGCGTTCCGCTCGCGATCATCCACAAGCGCCGCGACCCGCTCGTGCCGAACCAGGTCTCGGTGCACGAGATCGTCGGCGAGGTCGAGGGTCGGGTGTGCCTGCTCGTCGACGACCTGATCGACACGGGCCGCACGATCGTCAAGGCCGCGGAGGCGCTCAAGGCCAACGGCGCCGTCGGCGTCGTCGTGGCGGCGACCCACGCGGTGTTCTCCAACCCCGCGGTCGAGATCCTGCAGTCCGACTTCATCGATCGCGTGGTCGTGACCGACACGCTCCCCATCCCGGAGGAGAAGCGCTGGGACCGACTGACGGTCCTGCCGATCGCGCCGCTGCTCGCGCGTGCGATCCACGAGATCTTCGAGGACGGCTCGGTCACGAGCATGTTCGACGGGGCGGCCTGA
- the glmU gene encoding bifunctional UDP-N-acetylglucosamine diphosphorylase/glucosamine-1-phosphate N-acetyltransferase GlmU: MSDRNLAIIVLAAGQGTRMKSATPKLLHPLAGAPVVGHVLATARALDAAHVLTVVRHERDLVAATVEAQLPGVVIVDQDEIPGTGRAVEQALAALPADFDGEVLVLNGDVPLLDADSLAAFLAQHRATRSAASVLSAIYDDPHGYGRIVRSESGAFDRIVEQKDADETERGIAEINAGIYAFGAAALRDQLANLTTDNAQGEKYLTDVIELLRSAGSEVEAVPVSEPWLVAGINDRAQLSETAARLNALIVRGWQLNGVTVEDPATTWIDLTVRIEPDVTIRPGTQLKGATVIETGAVVGPDTTLVDTEVGARAEVKRTDATLSVIGEGASVGPFSFLRPGTVLGADGKIGAFVETKNATIGRASKVPHLSYVGDTEIGEGSNVGAGSITANYDGVNKHRTVIGSHVRTGSHGVFVAPVTIGDGAYTGAGTVVRKDVPAGALAVNVAPQRNIDGWVQQHRAGTAAAQAAGAALEAAGSDAE, translated from the coding sequence ATGAGCGACAGGAACCTCGCGATCATCGTCCTCGCCGCAGGCCAGGGCACCCGCATGAAGTCGGCGACGCCGAAACTGCTGCACCCGCTGGCCGGCGCACCCGTCGTCGGTCACGTGCTGGCCACCGCACGCGCGCTCGACGCCGCGCACGTGCTCACGGTCGTGCGGCACGAGCGCGACCTCGTCGCAGCGACCGTCGAAGCGCAGCTTCCCGGGGTCGTCATCGTCGACCAGGACGAGATCCCGGGCACCGGGCGCGCGGTCGAGCAGGCGCTCGCGGCGCTCCCGGCCGACTTCGACGGCGAGGTGCTGGTCCTGAACGGCGACGTGCCCCTGCTCGACGCCGACAGCCTCGCGGCGTTCCTCGCCCAGCATCGCGCGACCCGCTCGGCGGCGTCGGTGCTCTCGGCGATCTACGACGACCCGCACGGGTACGGGCGCATCGTGCGCAGCGAGTCCGGCGCGTTCGACCGCATCGTCGAGCAGAAGGACGCCGACGAGACCGAGCGCGGCATCGCCGAGATCAACGCGGGCATCTACGCGTTCGGCGCCGCGGCGCTGCGCGACCAGCTCGCGAACCTCACGACCGACAACGCCCAGGGCGAGAAGTACCTGACTGACGTGATCGAGCTGCTGCGCAGCGCCGGCAGCGAGGTCGAGGCGGTCCCGGTGTCGGAGCCGTGGCTCGTCGCGGGCATCAACGACCGCGCACAGCTCTCCGAGACGGCGGCCCGGCTGAACGCGCTCATCGTGCGCGGCTGGCAGCTGAACGGCGTGACCGTCGAGGACCCGGCCACGACCTGGATCGACCTGACCGTGCGCATCGAACCGGACGTCACCATCCGCCCGGGCACCCAGCTCAAGGGCGCCACGGTCATCGAGACCGGTGCGGTCGTCGGCCCCGACACGACCCTGGTCGACACCGAGGTCGGCGCGCGCGCCGAGGTGAAGCGAACGGATGCCACGCTGTCGGTCATCGGCGAGGGTGCGAGCGTGGGCCCGTTCTCGTTCCTCCGCCCAGGAACGGTGCTCGGAGCCGACGGCAAGATCGGCGCGTTCGTCGAGACGAAGAACGCGACCATCGGCCGGGCGAGCAAGGTGCCGCACCTGTCGTACGTGGGCGACACCGAGATCGGCGAGGGCTCGAACGTGGGCGCCGGATCGATCACCGCGAACTACGACGGCGTGAACAAGCACCGCACGGTCATCGGTTCGCACGTGCGCACCGGCTCGCACGGCGTGTTCGTCGCGCCCGTTACGATTGGGGACGGGGCGTACACGGGGGCGGGCACAGTGGTCCGCAAGGACGTGCCGGCCGGCGCGCTCGCCGTGAACGTCGCACCGCAACGCAACATCGACGGATGGGTCCAGCAGCACCGGGCCGGTACCGCTGCCGCTCAGGCGGCGGGTGCCGCACTCGAGGCCGCCGGGTCGGACGCCGAATAG
- a CDS encoding MarR family winged helix-turn-helix transcriptional regulator, whose product MTTDSDEVDRIVEDWDRERPDLDFAPLQVFSRVARLSKLLDRARRQAFERSELESWEFDVLSALRRAGSPFRLPPKALLAQTLVSSGTMTNRIDRLVSRGLVTRQTDPHDGRGILVEMTQAGLTRVDAAITRLVDAEAELLAGLPPVEQRRLAALLRKLSLGFV is encoded by the coding sequence ATGACGACGGACTCAGACGAGGTCGACCGGATCGTCGAGGACTGGGATCGCGAACGCCCGGACCTCGACTTCGCGCCCCTGCAGGTCTTCTCGCGCGTCGCCCGGCTGTCCAAGCTCCTCGACCGGGCACGCCGCCAGGCGTTCGAGCGCTCGGAGCTCGAGTCGTGGGAGTTCGACGTGCTCTCGGCGCTGCGCCGCGCCGGGTCGCCGTTCCGGCTGCCGCCGAAGGCGCTGCTCGCGCAGACGCTCGTCTCGAGCGGCACCATGACGAACCGCATCGACCGGCTCGTCTCGCGCGGGCTCGTGACCCGCCAGACCGACCCGCACGACGGGCGCGGCATCCTCGTCGAGATGACCCAGGCGGGTCTCACGCGAGTGGATGCCGCGATCACGCGTCTCGTCGACGCGGAGGCCGAACTGCTCGCCGGGCTGCCCCCGGTCGAGCAGCGGAGGCTCGCCGCGCTCCTGCGGAAGCTCTCGCTCGGCTTCGTGTGA
- a CDS encoding methionine ABC transporter permease, translated as MDRLFELQGDFWVAAVETLYMVGFTLLFGGLAGLVLGTTLYTTRAGGLLANRVVNVALNVVINFFRPIPFIIFIAAVQPLSRLVVGTGIGNNAIVFALSLAASFAIARIVEQNLLTVSPGVIEAARSMGASPMRILFTVVIPEALGPLVLGYTFVLVAIVDMTAVAGYIGGGGLGNFALVYGYRQFEPVITWAAVLLIVVIVQGVQFLGNWLARRIMRR; from the coding sequence ATGGATCGCCTGTTCGAACTGCAGGGCGACTTCTGGGTCGCCGCCGTCGAGACGCTCTACATGGTGGGGTTCACGCTCCTCTTCGGCGGCCTCGCCGGGCTCGTGCTCGGAACGACGCTGTACACGACGCGGGCGGGCGGCCTGCTGGCCAACCGCGTCGTGAACGTCGCGCTGAACGTCGTCATCAACTTCTTCCGGCCGATCCCGTTCATCATCTTCATCGCGGCGGTGCAGCCGCTCTCGCGGCTCGTCGTCGGCACCGGCATCGGCAACAACGCGATCGTGTTCGCGCTCTCGCTCGCGGCGTCGTTCGCGATCGCCCGCATCGTCGAGCAGAACCTGCTCACGGTCTCGCCGGGCGTGATCGAGGCGGCCCGTTCGATGGGCGCCTCCCCGATGCGGATCCTGTTCACGGTCGTGATCCCGGAGGCGCTCGGCCCGCTCGTCCTCGGATACACGTTCGTGCTCGTGGCGATCGTCGACATGACCGCGGTCGCGGGCTACATCGGCGGCGGGGGCCTGGGCAACTTCGCCCTCGTGTACGGCTACCGGCAGTTCGAACCGGTGATCACGTGGGCGGCGGTGCTGCTCATCGTCGTGATCGTGCAGGGCGTGCAGTTCCTCGGCAACTGGCTGGCGCGGAGGATCATGCGGCGGTAG
- a CDS encoding methionine ABC transporter ATP-binding protein, whose protein sequence is MALVSLRNVTKSYPSAERGGDRVVAVDDVSLDIESGDVYGIIGYSGAGKSTLVRLVNALEPATAGSILLDGRDLTQMSERELRGIRRGIGMIFQQFNLFEQKTVAKNVAYPLEVAGASRAEVRARVAELLDFVGLSAKAKNHPDQLSGGQKQRVGIARALATSPRILLADEATSALDPETTHEVLELLRRVNREFGVTIIVITHEMDVIQSIATKVAVMDGGRVIESGDVFDVFSNPRNASSARFVSTVVKGVPSPSELAMLRERHEGRIVTFSFRDGDASQASVFVELGAAGLEFELVYGGINDIRGRAFGHLTLAVRGADDAIDRVLASIASRVEVTEAA, encoded by the coding sequence ATGGCCCTCGTGAGCCTCAGGAACGTCACCAAGTCCTACCCGTCGGCCGAGCGCGGCGGCGACCGGGTCGTCGCCGTCGACGACGTCAGCCTCGACATCGAGTCGGGCGACGTGTACGGCATCATCGGCTACTCGGGCGCAGGCAAGTCCACGCTCGTGCGGCTCGTCAACGCGCTCGAACCCGCGACCGCGGGATCGATCCTGCTCGACGGGCGCGACCTCACGCAGATGTCCGAGCGCGAGCTGCGCGGCATCCGTCGTGGGATCGGCATGATCTTCCAGCAGTTCAACCTGTTCGAGCAGAAGACCGTGGCCAAGAACGTCGCCTACCCGCTCGAGGTCGCGGGGGCGTCCCGCGCCGAGGTGCGGGCACGGGTCGCCGAGCTGCTCGACTTCGTCGGCCTGAGCGCGAAGGCGAAGAACCACCCGGACCAGCTCTCGGGCGGGCAGAAGCAGCGCGTGGGCATCGCCCGCGCGCTCGCGACGAGCCCGCGGATCCTCCTCGCCGACGAGGCGACGAGCGCGCTCGACCCCGAGACGACGCATGAGGTCCTCGAACTGCTGCGGCGCGTCAACCGCGAGTTCGGGGTGACCATCATCGTGATCACCCACGAGATGGACGTCATCCAGTCGATCGCGACCAAGGTCGCCGTCATGGACGGGGGCCGGGTCATCGAGTCGGGCGACGTGTTCGACGTGTTCTCGAACCCGCGGAACGCCTCGTCGGCGCGCTTCGTCTCGACCGTGGTCAAGGGCGTGCCCTCGCCTTCCGAGCTGGCGATGCTGCGCGAACGGCACGAGGGGCGCATCGTGACGTTCTCCTTCCGCGACGGGGATGCGTCGCAGGCGTCCGTCTTCGTCGAACTCGGCGCGGCGGGCCTGGAGTTCGAGCTGGTCTACGGCGGCATCAACGACATCCGCGGCCGGGCGTTCGGGCACCTGACACTCGCGGTCAGGGGAGCGGATGACGCGATCGACCGCGTGCTCGCCTCGATCGCGAGCCGCGTGGAAGTGACGGAGGCCGCCTGA
- a CDS encoding MetQ/NlpA family ABC transporter substrate-binding protein translates to MPSTTVKAIAALAAAPLVLGLAACSPAGATEGDDVIRIGVVGKGDAQWPAFEEAAEEAGIAIELVDFADYTQPNPATTEGELDLNQFQHIVYLADYNVSAGEDLTPIGSTAIYPLGLYSTKYDDVDAIPAGETVAVPNDASNQARALLVLQSAGLIELTSGGTIFSDLADIDEANSKVKVTALEASLTPTSLPDLAAAIINNDFVADAGLSFDDAIAKDDPTDPNALPYVNIFATRAADKDDARFAKLVEIYQTDPEVQAGLLESSGGTAAPLTTPVADLEDSLAKVEADTEAAKG, encoded by the coding sequence ATGCCCAGCACCACCGTGAAGGCCATCGCCGCGCTCGCGGCCGCACCGCTCGTCCTCGGCCTCGCCGCCTGCTCGCCCGCGGGCGCGACCGAAGGCGACGACGTCATCCGCATCGGCGTCGTCGGCAAGGGCGACGCGCAGTGGCCGGCGTTCGAGGAGGCGGCCGAGGAGGCCGGCATCGCCATCGAGCTCGTCGACTTCGCCGACTACACCCAGCCGAACCCCGCGACGACCGAGGGCGAGCTCGACCTCAACCAGTTCCAGCACATCGTGTACCTCGCCGACTACAACGTCTCGGCGGGCGAGGACCTCACCCCGATCGGCTCGACCGCGATCTACCCGCTCGGCCTGTACTCGACCAAGTACGACGACGTCGACGCCATCCCCGCGGGCGAGACCGTCGCGGTCCCGAACGACGCCTCGAACCAGGCGCGCGCCCTGCTCGTGCTGCAGTCGGCCGGCCTCATCGAGCTCACGAGCGGCGGCACGATCTTCTCCGACCTCGCCGACATCGACGAGGCGAACTCCAAGGTGAAGGTGACCGCCCTCGAGGCATCCCTCACCCCGACCTCGCTGCCCGACCTCGCCGCCGCGATCATCAACAACGACTTCGTCGCCGACGCCGGGCTGAGCTTCGACGACGCCATCGCGAAGGACGACCCGACCGACCCCAACGCGCTGCCGTACGTGAACATCTTCGCGACCCGCGCCGCAGACAAGGACGACGCGAGGTTCGCGAAGCTCGTCGAGATCTACCAGACCGACCCCGAGGTGCAGGCCGGCCTGCTCGAGTCCTCGGGCGGCACGGCCGCACCGCTGACCACGCCGGTCGCCGACCTGGAGGACTCGCTCGCCAAGGTCGAGGCCGACACCGAGGCCGCCAAGGGCTGA